A single region of the Triplophysa dalaica isolate WHDGS20190420 chromosome 15, ASM1584641v1, whole genome shotgun sequence genome encodes:
- the styx gene encoding serine/threonine/tyrosine-interacting protein, with amino-acid sequence MDEGNKLQFPSLPVAKEEQLDWAYPMRREMQEILPGLFLGPYSAAMKSKLSILEKQGITHIVCVRQDIEANFIKPNFPSKFRYLVLDIADNPVENIIRYFPMTKEFIDGCLKSGGKVLVHGNAGISRSAALVIAYLMETFGVKYRDAFSHVQERRFCINPNVGFVHQLQEYEAIYLAKLTIKMMSPIQLGRSYSIQAGMPGSLKRTLEEDEDFGSMQVTAAQNG; translated from the exons ATGGACGAAGGGAATAAACTTCAATTCCCGTCCCTGCCAGTCGCCAAAGAAGAGCAGCTG GATTGGGCATATCCAATGAGAAGAGAGATGCAG GAAATCCTCCCAGGCTTGTTTCTTGGTCCCTATTCGGCTGCTATGAAGAGCAAG CTCTCAATACTGGAGAAGCAGGGAATAACTCACATTGTGTGTGTACGACAAGACATCGAGGCCAACTTCATAAAGCCAAACTTTCCCTCTAAATTTAG gTACCTTGTTTTAGATATAGCAGATAACCCTGTGGAAAATATAATTCGATATTTCCCAATG aCTAAAGAATTTATtgatggatgtttaaaatcagGAG GGAAGGTACTTGTTCACGGAAATGCAGGGATATCAAGAAG TGCTGCCTTAGTTATTGCCTACCTTATGGAAACATTTGGTGTAAAATACAG AGATGCCTTTAGTCATGTACAGGAGAGACGATTTTGCATTAATCCTAATGTGGGCTTTGTTCATCAGCTACAG GAATATGAAGCAATATATCTTGCCAAGTTAACCATCAAGATGATGTCACCCATTCAGTTGGGCAGATCTTACTCCATTCAAGCTGGGATGCCAG GAAGCCTAAAGCGAACACTAGAGGAGGACGAAGATTTCGGGAGTATGCAAGTTACAGCGGCACAAAACGGATAG
- the ros1 gene encoding proto-oncogene tyrosine-protein kinase ROS: MKKICRSETLLTLFCLLICLGALSCDKCHLDRALQPMTTESGPREYTGAICQNVLCQLTAPYASWIGTHNITLTWKALNQSDVLYIPQWTGPSLSGVWAQAENVTESTYTVEQLEPFTCYKFRVWAVIAEEHMCSLESLWYQTEPFGLPSSPSIDSIESVSGESVDVHWSPPEKPAGPILGFNLNLTTNKHVISVATGGNIFFTTFFPTLYNTAYRISIAAVNREGQGSVAEASITTPEQVEQDGGRWVFASRWNTLRRRAKNADFFTTAECLSDTLIESNITGVAMHYSSKKVYFAEGTHIWVKGAENLTDHSDLKLLFSVDVKVTALTVDWLYQRMYYVSSGSVFYCGIDDCTFPVHVNLTLPSDPLDIIADPYNGFLFLLLSNGIFRAPLLGQQDEISHVVNTSPNALYDLVVSFPNKRLIFHDRRDQTLKAVSLDGLHAVTLYTSIMFEATSFAYEEDFFMFSDGRALYKEVGQGQVAIFNEFPMDCDDLSSQYEGFGNICYFSPLAQPYPVPQRPRNLQILFGSDKANVYWDKPEITIGASSSGWQNWTYFVNCSLNGLLVTSFSGVTSTHVTVSDLESSHRYCVSVRACSPGGCSRSVSFEGSTLQAVDEAPYIVVADGHGIWKQDLDSNDFLEPLVSNIKDVKDIDSYNGTIYWTNSSGHINWVELSDQSLSGNVITDPLSMRAESVAFDWLGQYLYWSCNSNQICKGSTSAQHVEIFHQADDKILSLVIDSLNAAIYWTTKTSVEGCRLDGEGYQLLDKMSVFSGREVAGITLNVMERSLYWLVQDGTMVNLYTANFRGDRMQTSKGVEYVQWTTSQIFNHHVGYYSGRLLWLDENKQLRIQEVNQTTSVRMSSTNPLTAFSLVQEMLKPLPDGFLSPPVVIPPAVPKTSVRLEGNHTFFQILWDASNIDFGSVFYCVVSKEMSQNAEQLQNNFPTRYCPPGNTVFKPVINVTRFKPDAEFNITITPFSYWGKGASTSMILYTPGMDTPKHTDITLVIVITAICVCVAIIVILAAVIWQRFHKKQDPGTFEQTGVHLHTDEELEYIRGLVGLGNACYAVSDIPGQREIESLPVFPRDCLKLQRLLGSGAFGEVYEGITTGCQITEIGSDERVAVKTLHTGASEYEKAEFLKEASLMSQFNHSNILRLLGVCLLNEPHYLILELMEGGDLLSYLRGARPTNKRRELLNLTSLLDIALDAAKGCAYLERMHFVHRDIAARNCLVSVKSYMDPKRIIKIGDFGLARDVYKNDYYRKRGEGLLPVRWMSPESLTDGIFNKFSDVWAFGVLLWEIMTLGKQPYPTYTNHEVLNYISQGGRMPSPTGCAPRLHNLMMDCWKKEPSERPSFHQLQETLNKLRDYEADKETSQNMTHGHVNQAYQEDDLPEEVCTGVDEDENMETGLSPVLSNDGLNYLMYKAESLDSVQTDTTTESEDR, from the exons AATGTTACAGAATCTACATACACTGTTGAACAGCTGGAACCTTTCACCTGTTATAAGTTCAGGGTCTGGGCCGTGATAGCAGAAGAACACATGTGCTCTTTAGAAAGCCTTTGGTATCAAACAGAACCATTTGGGC TGCCATCCAGTCCTTCCATAGACAGTATTGAGAGCGTGTCTGGAGAGAGTGTGGACGTCCACTGGTCTCCACCTGAGAAACCAGCAGGACCCATCTTAGGCTTTAACCTCAACCTTACCACCAACAAACATGTCATAAGTGTAGCAACCGGAGGAAATATCTTCTTCACCACATTCTTCCCAACACTCTACAACACTGCATACAG GATCTCTATAGCCGCTGTTAACAGAGAAGGTCAGGGTTCAGTAGCTGAAGCCAGTATAACAACACCGGAACAAGTTG AGCAGGATGGAGGCCGCTGGGTGTTTGCATCCAGATGGAACACACTGAGGAGAAGAGCAAAGAATGCTGATTTCTTCACTACAGCGGAATGTCTGTCTGATACTCTTATAGAGAGCAACATCACAG GAGTGGCCATGCACTATAGTTCAAAAAAGGTCTATTTTGCTGAAGGGACGCATATTTGGGTTAAAGGAGCAGAAAATCTCACCGACCACTCGGATCTTAAGCTTCTTTTCTCTGTTGATGTGAAGGTCACAGCACTGACAGTCGACTGGCTTTATCAGAGGATGTACTATGTCTCCAGCGGTAGT gTCTTTTATTGTGGAATAGATGACTGTACTTTTCCAGTCCATGTAAATCTCACCCTACCCAGTGACCCTTTGGACATTATTGCAGATCCATATAATGG ATTTTTGTTCTTGCTGCTATCCAACGGTATATTCCGCGCCCCTCTTCTTGGCCAACAAGATGAGATAAGTCATGTTGTGAACACATCCCCAAATGCTCTGTATGACTTGGTGGTCAGTTTCCCCAATAAGAGGCTTATTTTTCATGATAGAAGAGATCAGACACTCAAAGCTGTATCTCTGGATGGGTTACATGCGGTTACACTGTACACAAGCATTATGTTTGAAGCAACCAGCTTTGCTTATGAGGAGGATTTCTTCATGTTCTCTGATGGCCGTGCACTTTATAAAGAGGTTGGCCAGGGTCAGGTGGCCATCTTTAATGAATTCCCTATGGACTGTGATGACCTTAGTAGTCAGTATGAAGGATTTGGaaatatttgctattttagTCCATTGGCGCAACCATATCCGGTGCCACAAAGACCGAGAAATCTACAAATCCTGTTTGGATCGGATAAGGCCAATGTGTACTGGGATAAACCGGAAATAACGATCGGAGCAA GTTCATCCGGCTGGCAAAATTGGACATATTTTGTAAACTGCTCATTGAATGGGCTGCTGGTGACAAGCTTCAGTGGAGTAACTAGCACACATGTAACAGTATCAGATCTGGAGAGCTCGCATCGGTACTGTGTTTCTGTCAGAGCTTGTTCTCCTGGTGGATGTTCGAGATCAGTCTCTTTTGAAGGATCAACTCTTCAGGCTG TGGATGAAGCACCGTATATAGTTGTTGCTGACGGTCATGGCATCTGGAAGCAGGATTTGGATAGCAATGACTTTCTGGAGCCCCTGGTGTCTAACATCAAAGATGTGAAAG aCATTGACTCGTATAATGGAACCATCTACTGGACCAACAGTTCAGGTCACATCAACTGGGTTGAACTGAGTGACCAGTCTCTAAGCGGCAACGTCATCACAGATCCACTATCCATGAGAGCCGAATCTGTGGCGTTTGACTGGCTGGGTCAGTATCTGTACTGGAGTTGCAACTCAAACCAA ATATGCAAAGGGTCTACATCCGCACAGCATGTTGAGATATTTCACCAGGCAGATGATAAGATTCTCAGTTTGGTAATTGATTCATTGAATGCTGCCATCTACTGGACCACTAAAACATCCGTGGAGGGTTGTAGACTGGATGGAGAAGGATACCAACTTCTGGATAAAATGAGTGTGTTCTCTGGTAGAGAG GTTGCTGGAATTACTTTGAATGTGATGGAGAGAAGTCTATATTGGTTGGTGCAAGATGGTACCATGGTTAATCTGTACACAGCAAATTTTAGAGGAGACAG GATGCAAACGTCTAAAGGGGTAGAATATGTCCAATGGACCACATCTCAAATCTTCAATCATCATGTGGGATACTACAGCGGGCGACTTCTGTGGTTggatgaaaacaaacagttaagGATTCAGGAGGTGAACCAGACAACCAGTGTCCGCATGTCTTCTACTAACCCACTGACAGCTTTTTCTTTAGTACAGGAGATGCTCAAACCTCTACCAG ATGGGTTCTTATCTCCTCCTGTTGTCATTCCACCCGCCGTTCCCAAAACCTCAGTTCGTCTTGAAGGGAATCACACATTTTTCCAGATTCTCTGGGATGCCAGTAATATTGACTTTGGGAGTGTCTTTTATTGTGTGGTGTCCAAGGAAATGTCGCAAAATGCTGAACAACTTCAAAAT AACTTTCCAACCAGATATTGTCCGCCTggaaatacagtttttaaaccAGTCATAAATGTGACAAGATTCAAGCCGGACGCAGAATTTAACATCACCATAACCCCCTTTTCATACTGGGGTAAAGGGGCATCAACAAGCATGATTCTGTATACTCCAGGAATGG ACACTCCGAAACATACAGACATCACATTGGTTATCGTGATCACAGcgatttgtgtttgtgttgcaatTATTGTCATCCTGGCTGCAGTCA TTTGGCAAAGATTTCACAAGAAGCAAGATCCAGGGACATTTGAACAAACAGGTGTGCATCTCCACACCGATGAGGAGTTGGAGTATATTCGGGGTTTGGTTGGTCTTGGCAACGCATGCTATGCTGTCAG TGACATACCTGGCCAAAGAGAGATAGAGTCCCTTCCTGTATTTCCCCGGGACTGTCTGAAACTACAAAGGCTGTTGGGCAGTGGAGCGTTCGGAGAGGTTTATGAAGGGATCACAACTGGCTGCCAAATCACAGAAATAGGGTCAGATGAAAGAGTGGCTGTTAAG ACACTGCACACCGGTGCCAGTGAATACGAGAAAGCTGAATTCTTGAAAGAGGCTTCTTTAATGAg CCAGTTCAATCATTCTAACATCCTGCGTTTGCTTGGAGTTTGTCTGCTGAACGAACCACATTATCTCATCCTGGAGCTGATGGAGGGAGGAGACCTCCTTTCCTACCTGAGAGGAGCTCGTCCTACAAAT AAACGCAGAGAGTTATTAAATCTGACCAGTCTTCTGGACATCGCTTTGGATGCTGCTAAAGGGTGTGCTTATTTAGAAAGGATGCATTTTGTTCATAG AGATATTGCTGCAagaaactgtttggtttcagtgaaaagctaCATGGACCCAAAGAGAATCATTAAAATAGGAGACTTCGGATTGGCCCGTGACGTGTATAAGAATGACTACTACAGGAAGAGAGGCGAAGGTCTGCTTCCCGTCCGCTGGATGTCACCAGAAAGCTTAACGGATGGAATTTTCAATAAATTCTCAGATGTCTG GGCGTTTGGTGTGCTCCTATGGGAGATTATGACATTAGGAAAGCAGCCATATCCAACCTACACCAACCATGAAGTCTTAAATTATATCAGCCAAGGTGGACGAATGCCTTCACCAACAGGGTGTGCCCCGAGACT gCACAATCTGATGATGGACTGTTGGAAAAAAGAGCCGTCTGAGAGGCCAAGCTTTCACCAGCTACAAGAAACCCTGAATAAATTGCGGGACTATGAAGCTGATAAAGAAACAAGCCAAAATATGACGCACGGTCATGTAAACCAAGCCTATCAGGAGGATG ATTTGCCAGAGGAGGTCTGCACAGGGGTGGATGAAGATGAAAATATGGAAACTGGACTTTCTCCAGTGCTCAGCAATGACGGACTAAATTACTTGATGTATAAAGCTGAGAGTCTAGACAGTGTTCAAACAGACACCACTACAGAGTCAGAGGATCGCTAA